The proteins below come from a single Pirellulales bacterium genomic window:
- the trpB gene encoding tryptophan synthase subunit beta has product MPASTPAAGRSASGPASSHVPDAAGRFGAFGGRFVPETLMRALEELVAAYEEAKRDAKFQAELADLFKNYVGRPSPLYHAARLSEQCGGAQIYLKREDLNHTGAHKINNTLGQALLTIRMGKKRVIAETGAGQHGVATATACAHFGLDCVVYMGEEDIRRQKLNVFNMRMMGAEVRPVSSGSRTLRDAINEAMRDWMSSVETTHYILGSVVGPHPFPVIVRDFQSVIGRETIEQSQAQLGRLPDLVVACVGGGSNSAGMFYPFVEHKSVELLGVEAGGRSVKPGDHAAPLSFGAPGVLHGSYSYVMQDEDGQTSDVHSISAGLDYPGVGPEHSYWKDSGRVRYTFAQDGEALTAFDTLARSEGILPALESSHAIAKAIEEARQRPKDQVVVACLSGRGDKDAFEIARLRGESIA; this is encoded by the coding sequence ATGCCCGCTTCCACTCCAGCCGCCGGTCGATCGGCCAGCGGTCCGGCCAGTTCCCATGTGCCCGACGCAGCGGGACGATTCGGAGCGTTCGGTGGCCGCTTCGTGCCCGAGACACTCATGCGGGCCTTGGAAGAGCTTGTCGCGGCGTATGAGGAAGCGAAGCGGGACGCCAAGTTTCAGGCCGAGCTGGCCGACTTGTTCAAGAATTACGTCGGTCGCCCCTCGCCGCTGTATCACGCGGCCCGGCTCAGCGAGCAGTGCGGCGGCGCGCAGATTTATCTCAAGCGCGAAGACCTGAATCACACCGGCGCGCACAAGATCAACAACACGCTGGGCCAGGCCCTGCTCACCATTCGCATGGGCAAAAAGCGCGTGATCGCGGAAACCGGCGCCGGCCAGCATGGCGTCGCCACGGCCACCGCCTGCGCCCATTTCGGGCTGGATTGCGTCGTATACATGGGCGAAGAAGACATTCGCCGGCAGAAGCTGAATGTCTTCAACATGCGGATGATGGGGGCCGAGGTCCGGCCGGTCAGTAGCGGCTCGCGCACCTTGCGCGACGCGATCAATGAAGCCATGCGCGACTGGATGAGCTCGGTCGAGACGACCCACTACATCCTGGGGTCGGTCGTGGGGCCGCATCCGTTTCCCGTGATCGTGCGCGATTTCCAATCCGTGATCGGCCGCGAAACGATCGAGCAATCGCAGGCCCAACTCGGCCGCCTGCCCGACCTGGTCGTAGCGTGCGTCGGCGGAGGCAGCAATTCAGCCGGCATGTTCTATCCGTTCGTCGAGCACAAATCGGTCGAACTCCTGGGCGTCGAGGCCGGCGGCCGGTCGGTAAAACCGGGCGATCACGCGGCGCCCCTGTCGTTCGGCGCGCCGGGCGTGCTGCACGGCAGCTATAGCTACGTCATGCAGGACGAGGATGGTCAGACGAGCGACGTCCATTCGATCTCGGCAGGCCTCGATTATCCCGGCGTGGGTCCCGAGCACAGTTATTGGAAGGATTCGGGCCGCGTTCGCTACACGTTCGCGCAAGACGGCGAGGCCCTGACGGCATTCGACACGCTGGCCCGCAGCGAAGGGATCTTGCCGGCGCTCGAGAGTTCGCACGCCATTGCCAAGGCGATCGAAGAAGCGCGCCAGCGGCCGAAGGATCAGGTCGTCGTGGCGTGCTTGTCGGGACGCGGCGATAAAGACGCTTTCGAGATCGCGCGCTTGCGCGGCGAATCGATCGCGTGA
- the mutM gene encoding bifunctional DNA-formamidopyrimidine glycosylase/DNA-(apurinic or apyrimidinic site) lyase: MFRTLHNPSALRIGIMPELPEVETMRRGIASIVGGKIVAVERCRLRARPIQFTPAGGKFDRRVLDKKVMAVDRLGKRVVVRLDDGIALVFEPRMTGLVLLADPPSRDHLRLRIHLENRRGKRQELLYWDQRGLGLVRALDEQGLEKLYGPERLGPDALTISVDQMRENLAKSRRPIKVALLDQRAVAGIGNLYASEMLHLAGIHPARPCARLRPEDWQRLHASMLSVLNAAIRYEGSTLSDGTYRNALNEQGGYQNHHRVYDRADKPCPKCRGAIVRIVQAQRSTFFCPTCQPKKAAGR; the protein is encoded by the coding sequence TTGTTTCGTACCCTCCATAATCCTTCAGCGCTACGCATCGGCATCATGCCTGAATTGCCCGAAGTCGAAACCATGCGTCGCGGGATCGCGTCGATCGTCGGCGGAAAGATCGTGGCGGTCGAACGCTGCCGGCTGCGCGCACGCCCCATTCAGTTCACCCCTGCCGGCGGGAAATTCGATCGCCGCGTCCTTGACAAGAAAGTCATGGCTGTTGACCGGCTCGGCAAGCGTGTGGTGGTGCGGCTGGACGACGGAATCGCGCTGGTGTTCGAGCCGCGCATGACGGGGCTTGTGCTCTTGGCGGATCCTCCCTCGCGCGACCACTTGCGGCTGCGTATTCATCTGGAGAATCGCCGCGGCAAGCGACAGGAGCTTTTGTACTGGGACCAGCGAGGGCTGGGGTTGGTTCGCGCGCTCGATGAACAGGGCTTGGAAAAGCTGTACGGGCCCGAGCGGTTGGGGCCCGACGCTCTGACGATCTCGGTCGATCAAATGCGCGAGAACCTGGCCAAAAGCCGCCGCCCGATCAAAGTGGCTCTGCTCGATCAGCGAGCCGTGGCCGGGATCGGTAACCTGTACGCTTCCGAGATGTTGCACCTGGCCGGGATCCACCCGGCCCGGCCGTGCGCTCGCTTGCGGCCCGAAGATTGGCAGCGCTTGCACGCCAGCATGCTTAGCGTGCTGAACGCGGCGATTCGCTACGAAGGGTCGACCCTGTCCGACGGCACGTACCGCAACGCGCTCAATGAGCAGGGAGGCTATCAAAACCATCACCGGGTTTACGATCGGGCGGACAAACCGTGCCCCAAGTGCCGCGGCGCGATCGTGCGCATCGTGCAAGCGCAACGTTCAACGTTCTTTTGTCCGACGTGCCAGCCGAAGAAGGCGGCGGGGCGTTGA
- the glnD gene encoding [protein-PII] uridylyltransferase, with translation MRPIILASKQRLVEGREKLRQRHARGAFGSQICAAMTDLFDTIVLELYEAALADIGEAGPHGLGTQIALVPHGGYGRRDVAPFSDVDLMILHSPGATRRVTPLAERMVRDLFDVGLHLGQSVRTVRDACALGRQDATICTSLIESRYLSGSVGLYTQFAHRFERQTRRRARRLIAEIDEARHEERSQYGETVYLLEPNIKRSQGGLRDIQLLRWVGFARHGVTEPDGLRLAGELSRPDHDHIRRAAEFLLRIRNEMHFHAGKSSDVLDRAEQMRLAQFCGHEGSAGLLPVEQFMQEYFRMTSGVSNIVSRFVTTARSAPGWLEVLSPLYSHRFEHDFRVSRNYVSVNPRSLEQMRTDLAQILRLADVANRYDKQIAHATSEAIRQAVPSLPDEVTPEVASRFLSLMDHPARLGELLRNLHAMGALEIIIPAFTHARSLLQFNEYHKYTVDEHCLRAVEAATNFWHDKGPLGRVYRRIKRKWLLHLALLIHDLGKGFPEDHSDVGRDIADKIGQRLGLPEADTETLKFLVHKHLQMAHLAFRRDTSDPQLIVRFAVEVGSPEALQMLFVLTAADFEAVGPGVLNGWKVQVLTEVYRAVMVHLAGDAPALRNEDVLRQRREDVLGRLKDEDYRTWWGRQLAAAPAPYLERTELDQILTDFEQLHRLAPGDVAVQAQYLKDAHTVEFKIGTYEAITPGVFHKLCGALASQGLQILSAEINTLADGLVFDRFWVLDPDFAHEPPAGRIAEIERAIENSLKSPADSRPAFRRVWRPGSKQSPLALSPLPTQVRFDNSTSDRFTVIEFFAADRMGLLYTITRALFELGLSIAVAKIGTYLDQVVDVFYVTDAAGQKVTDVGRMDEIRARLLAAVEELEKAEASTARSF, from the coding sequence TTGCGACCTATCATTCTCGCCAGCAAGCAGCGGCTCGTCGAAGGACGTGAGAAACTCCGCCAGCGGCACGCGCGTGGGGCCTTCGGTTCGCAAATCTGCGCGGCGATGACCGACCTGTTCGACACGATCGTCCTCGAACTTTACGAGGCGGCGCTTGCGGATATCGGCGAAGCCGGTCCACACGGACTGGGCACGCAAATCGCCCTCGTTCCGCACGGTGGCTACGGCCGCCGGGACGTCGCGCCGTTTTCCGACGTCGACTTGATGATTCTGCACTCACCCGGCGCCACCCGACGCGTGACACCGCTGGCCGAGCGCATGGTGCGCGATCTGTTCGACGTCGGTCTGCACCTGGGGCAAAGCGTGCGCACGGTGCGCGACGCCTGCGCGCTCGGTCGCCAGGACGCCACGATCTGCACGTCGCTCATCGAATCGCGCTACCTGTCCGGCAGCGTTGGCCTGTACACGCAGTTCGCCCATCGCTTCGAACGGCAGACGCGCCGCCGGGCTCGCCGCTTGATCGCCGAGATCGACGAAGCCCGCCACGAAGAACGCTCGCAATACGGCGAGACCGTCTATTTGCTCGAGCCGAACATCAAACGCTCGCAAGGAGGCTTGCGCGACATACAGCTATTACGGTGGGTCGGTTTCGCGCGGCATGGCGTGACAGAGCCCGACGGCTTGCGGCTGGCGGGCGAGCTGTCGCGCCCCGACCACGATCATATCCGCCGCGCGGCTGAGTTCCTGTTGCGGATTCGCAACGAAATGCATTTCCACGCCGGCAAGTCGAGCGACGTGCTCGACCGCGCCGAGCAAATGCGCCTGGCCCAGTTTTGCGGCCACGAAGGCTCGGCCGGTCTGCTGCCGGTCGAGCAGTTCATGCAGGAATATTTTCGCATGACCAGCGGCGTGAGCAATATCGTCTCGCGCTTCGTGACGACCGCCCGCTCGGCTCCTGGCTGGCTGGAAGTGCTGAGCCCGCTCTACAGCCATCGGTTCGAGCACGACTTTCGCGTGAGCCGCAATTACGTGTCGGTCAATCCGCGCAGCCTGGAACAAATGCGGACCGACTTGGCGCAGATCCTGCGTCTGGCCGACGTAGCCAATCGGTACGATAAGCAGATCGCGCATGCCACGAGTGAGGCCATTCGCCAGGCGGTGCCCAGCCTGCCGGACGAAGTCACGCCCGAGGTGGCCTCGCGTTTCTTGTCACTGATGGACCATCCGGCGCGGCTGGGCGAGCTATTGCGGAATCTGCACGCGATGGGCGCGCTCGAGATCATCATTCCGGCCTTTACGCACGCCCGGTCGCTCTTGCAATTCAACGAATATCACAAGTACACGGTCGACGAGCATTGCCTGCGCGCCGTCGAAGCGGCCACGAATTTCTGGCACGATAAAGGGCCGCTGGGACGCGTCTATCGGCGCATCAAACGCAAGTGGCTCTTGCACCTGGCCCTGTTGATCCACGATCTGGGCAAAGGGTTTCCCGAGGACCACAGCGACGTCGGCCGCGACATTGCCGATAAAATCGGGCAGCGACTGGGCTTGCCCGAGGCGGACACGGAAACGCTCAAGTTCCTCGTACACAAGCATCTGCAGATGGCGCACCTGGCGTTTCGCCGCGACACGAGCGATCCGCAGTTGATTGTCCGCTTTGCGGTCGAGGTCGGCTCGCCCGAGGCCTTGCAAATGCTGTTCGTGCTTACGGCGGCCGACTTCGAGGCCGTTGGCCCTGGCGTGCTCAACGGTTGGAAGGTGCAGGTACTGACCGAAGTCTACCGCGCGGTCATGGTCCATCTGGCGGGCGACGCGCCGGCCTTGCGCAACGAAGACGTTTTACGCCAGCGGCGCGAAGACGTCCTGGGCCGGCTCAAGGACGAAGACTATCGCACCTGGTGGGGCCGGCAACTGGCCGCGGCCCCCGCGCCTTATCTGGAAAGAACCGAGCTGGATCAGATCCTAACCGACTTCGAGCAACTACATCGACTTGCCCCGGGAGATGTCGCTGTACAAGCCCAATATCTGAAGGACGCCCACACCGTCGAATTCAAAATCGGCACGTACGAAGCGATTACGCCCGGCGTTTTCCACAAGCTGTGCGGGGCGCTCGCCAGCCAGGGTTTGCAAATCCTGTCGGCCGAAATCAACACGCTGGCCGACGGGCTGGTTTTCGACCGCTTCTGGGTGCTCGACCCTGATTTCGCGCACGAGCCGCCGGCCGGCCGCATCGCCGAGATCGAGCGCGCGATCGAGAACTCGCTGAAAAGCCCCGCCGACAGTCGCCCGGCGTTTCGCCGCGTGTGGCGGCCGGGCAGCAAACAAAGCCCGCTCGCGCTCAGCCCATTACCGACGCAGGTGCGCTTCGACAACAGCACCTCGGACCGCTTTACGGTCATCGAGTTCTTCGCAGCCGACCGCATGGGACTGTTGTACACGATCACCCGCGCCTTGTTCGAACTGGGCCTGTCGATTGCGGTGGCCAAGATCGGTACGTATCTGGACCAGGTCGTCGACGTCTTCTACGTCACGGACGCTGCCGGCCAGAAAGTGACGGACGTGGGGCGCATGGACGAAATCCGCGCGCGGCTCCTCGCGGCCGTGGAAGAACTGGAAAAGGCCGAAGCGAGCACCGCGCGGTCGTTTTAA
- a CDS encoding P-II family nitrogen regulator, with the protein MKKIEAIIRHFKLEDVKNALAAEGIQGMTISEVRGFGRQKGHTEMYRGQEYTVDFVPKVKIEIVVPNDGARRAIDTIMRAAQTGQIGDGKIFVVSLDETVRIRTGETGEEAV; encoded by the coding sequence ATGAAGAAAATCGAGGCAATCATCCGCCACTTCAAGCTGGAGGATGTCAAGAATGCGCTGGCCGCCGAAGGGATCCAGGGGATGACGATTTCCGAGGTCCGCGGCTTCGGGCGCCAGAAGGGGCATACCGAAATGTATCGCGGGCAGGAATACACCGTCGATTTCGTGCCCAAGGTGAAGATCGAAATCGTCGTGCCCAACGACGGCGCCCGCCGGGCCATCGACACCATCATGCGGGCTGCGCAAACGGGTCAGATCGGCGATGGAAAAATCTTCGTCGTCAGCCTGGACGAGACCGTGCGGATTCGGACCGGCGAAACTGGCGAAGAAGCGGTCTAG
- a CDS encoding ammonium transporter, whose protein sequence is MLATRFFATLVCACWLAAVVVEQAVAQPAITPEAAAEVPAVINETPESSHIEPPPQPIDKGDHAWMLVSSALVLMMTAPGLALFYCGLVRKKNVLSVMMQCVFLMALMTVIWALWGYSLAFGGVPGEANYNPWIGNTDFLFMRNVQPFEKDGAVIYPVEGTIPRLTHMLFQGMFFIITPALICGAFAERMKFSTMVVFMILWGTLIYCPLCHWVWDGGLLAWDIPGGTKTDGALVGALDFAGGTVVHISSGVSALVCALVMGKRLGFKAEPMPPHNLTYTTAGAALLWVGWFGFNTGSALAATEQAAAAFTATHFAAAAGGLAWAVMEWITRAKPSVLGTCSGVVAGLVCITPASGFVQPMPALAMGAAAGVICFLACTTLKTRLGYDDSLDAFGVHGVGGTLGALLTGIFATKIVGGGAVPLGLLEEMKAGAAPASMAHPGILAQAVAAGVTWVAAAVGTFVILKVLDVAMGLRVSQREEIQGLDLSQHGEEGYIFI, encoded by the coding sequence ATGTTGGCAACGAGGTTCTTCGCGACGCTCGTTTGCGCGTGTTGGCTGGCAGCCGTCGTCGTCGAGCAGGCGGTCGCACAGCCGGCCATCACGCCCGAGGCCGCGGCCGAAGTGCCGGCCGTGATCAATGAAACGCCGGAAAGCTCGCACATCGAGCCTCCTCCACAGCCGATCGACAAGGGAGATCACGCCTGGATGCTCGTCAGCTCGGCGCTCGTGCTGATGATGACGGCGCCCGGCCTGGCCCTTTTCTACTGCGGGCTGGTTCGTAAGAAGAATGTGCTCAGCGTCATGATGCAATGCGTTTTCCTGATGGCCTTGATGACCGTGATCTGGGCTCTGTGGGGTTATTCGCTCGCCTTCGGCGGCGTGCCGGGTGAGGCGAACTACAACCCCTGGATAGGCAATACCGACTTCCTGTTCATGCGCAACGTGCAGCCCTTCGAAAAGGACGGCGCCGTCATCTATCCCGTCGAGGGCACGATCCCGCGCCTGACGCACATGCTGTTCCAGGGCATGTTCTTCATCATTACGCCGGCCCTGATCTGCGGTGCCTTCGCCGAGCGCATGAAGTTCAGCACCATGGTCGTCTTCATGATTCTGTGGGGGACGCTGATCTATTGTCCCTTGTGCCATTGGGTATGGGACGGCGGATTGCTGGCTTGGGATATTCCGGGCGGCACGAAGACTGACGGCGCCCTGGTCGGCGCCCTCGACTTCGCCGGCGGGACCGTCGTGCATATCAGCTCGGGCGTTTCGGCGCTTGTTTGCGCGCTAGTGATGGGCAAACGCCTGGGCTTCAAGGCCGAACCGATGCCGCCACACAACCTGACGTACACGACGGCCGGGGCGGCGCTCCTATGGGTCGGTTGGTTCGGCTTCAACACCGGTAGCGCGCTGGCCGCGACCGAACAGGCCGCTGCCGCATTCACCGCCACGCATTTTGCCGCCGCGGCCGGGGGGCTGGCCTGGGCCGTCATGGAATGGATCACGCGCGCGAAGCCCAGCGTCCTGGGGACCTGCTCCGGAGTCGTGGCGGGCTTGGTGTGTATTACGCCCGCGTCGGGTTTCGTGCAGCCGATGCCGGCCTTGGCCATGGGAGCCGCCGCCGGCGTCATCTGCTTTCTGGCGTGTACCACGCTCAAGACCAGGCTCGGCTATGACGACTCGCTCGACGCCTTCGGCGTACACGGCGTGGGAGGCACGCTCGGCGCTCTCCTGACGGGCATTTTTGCCACCAAAATTGTCGGTGGCGGAGCCGTCCCCTTGGGCCTGCTGGAGGAAATGAAGGCCGGCGCCGCGCCGGCATCGATGGCTCATCCCGGCATCCTTGCCCAGGCCGTCGCGGCAGGCGTCACTTGGGTCGCGGCCGCCGTAGGGACGTTTGTCATTCTCAAGGTCTTGGACGTCGCGATGGGACTGCGTGTCTCGCAACGCGAAGAAATCCAGGGCCTGGACCTCAGCCAACATGGCGAGGAAGGCTATATATTCATTTGA
- a CDS encoding cob(I)yrinic acid a,c-diamide adenosyltransferase yields MKIYTKTGDTGETGLFGGPRVPKDAPRIEAYGTVDELNAVLGLARAEALPSDIDLLVARIQNELFDLGAELATPDPQAKSMAMLNAGSIAALEQAIDRHEAQLAPLRQFILPGGTRAAALLHLARTVCRRAERRLVTLAATEQIGPTLLVYLNRLSDLLFVLARATNQSAGRADVPWQKSPT; encoded by the coding sequence ATGAAGATTTATACGAAGACCGGTGACACGGGCGAGACAGGTTTGTTCGGCGGCCCGCGCGTTCCCAAGGATGCGCCGCGGATCGAAGCCTACGGGACGGTGGATGAGCTGAACGCCGTGCTGGGGCTTGCCCGCGCCGAGGCATTGCCCTCGGATATCGACCTGTTGGTGGCGCGCATTCAAAACGAACTGTTTGATCTGGGCGCGGAGCTGGCGACGCCCGATCCCCAGGCGAAGAGCATGGCCATGTTGAACGCCGGCAGCATCGCGGCGCTGGAACAGGCCATCGATCGCCACGAAGCTCAGCTGGCTCCCTTGCGGCAATTCATTCTGCCGGGTGGTACGCGTGCAGCGGCGCTTTTGCACCTGGCGCGCACGGTGTGTCGGCGCGCGGAGAGACGCCTGGTCACCCTGGCGGCCACGGAGCAAATCGGTCCGACGCTGCTTGTGTACCTGAATCGGCTCAGCGATCTGCTCTTTGTCCTGGCCCGGGCTACGAATCAATCCGCCGGTCGTGCCGATGTCCCCTGGCAAAAGTCGCCCACGTAA
- a CDS encoding biopolymer transporter Tol, translating into MSIRARYRTSTIRPKQNLPGRIALALLVGCVCGSLVHEPANAQESIEGKFLTGVQQVTDGFVKAGEGYFSPDAKEIVYQAVPRDYPFYQIYRQSLAGGAPHRISTGRGRTTCAYYRPDGKKLIFASSHLDPQLEKTEDAERQQQADDAKTGRRRRYEWNFDPFMDIFESNLDGGELRQLTDSPGYDAEGSYSPDGKQIVFCSTRDGDPDIYLMNADGSNVRQLTNAPGYDGGPFISPDGKWVVFRSDRDKEGFLQIYVIGIDGAHETPLTSNPNSVNWAPYWHPAKPYIIWTGADHTDPQARPNYDLWLMRYEKRDGQIAPGPITRVTDNPTADVLPVFSPDGNRLMWTSNRTADHASQLFLGSFRLPE; encoded by the coding sequence TTGAGTATCCGAGCTCGTTATCGCACGTCGACCATACGGCCGAAGCAGAACCTGCCAGGACGAATCGCGCTTGCGCTGCTCGTGGGTTGCGTCTGCGGCAGCCTGGTTCACGAACCTGCAAACGCTCAGGAATCGATCGAAGGAAAATTCCTGACCGGCGTTCAACAAGTGACCGACGGTTTCGTGAAGGCGGGTGAAGGCTATTTTTCGCCCGACGCCAAGGAGATCGTCTACCAGGCGGTGCCCAGGGATTACCCCTTCTACCAGATTTATCGCCAGTCGCTCGCCGGCGGCGCACCGCATCGCATCAGCACGGGGCGCGGCCGCACGACGTGCGCCTATTACCGGCCGGATGGCAAGAAGCTGATTTTCGCGTCGAGCCACCTTGACCCGCAACTCGAAAAAACCGAGGACGCCGAGCGACAACAACAAGCCGACGACGCCAAGACCGGACGCCGCCGGCGCTACGAGTGGAACTTCGACCCGTTCATGGACATCTTCGAGTCGAACCTCGACGGTGGCGAGTTACGGCAGTTGACCGATTCGCCCGGCTACGATGCCGAAGGATCGTATTCGCCCGACGGCAAGCAGATCGTGTTTTGCAGCACGCGCGACGGCGATCCGGACATTTACCTGATGAATGCCGACGGCTCGAACGTGCGGCAACTCACCAATGCCCCCGGCTATGACGGTGGGCCGTTCATCTCGCCTGACGGTAAGTGGGTGGTTTTCCGCAGCGACCGCGACAAGGAAGGCTTCTTGCAGATTTACGTCATCGGTATCGACGGCGCGCACGAGACGCCGCTGACCTCGAACCCGAATTCCGTGAACTGGGCTCCTTACTGGCATCCGGCAAAGCCGTATATCATCTGGACCGGCGCCGATCACACCGATCCTCAGGCCCGGCCGAACTACGATCTATGGCTGATGCGCTATGAGAAAAGAGACGGGCAGATCGCGCCCGGTCCGATCACGCGCGTCACCGACAATCCGACGGCCGACGTGTTGCCGGTGTTTTCGCCCGATGGTAATCGACTGATGTGGACGTCGAATCGCACCGCCGATCATGCCAGCCAGTTGTTCCTGGGGAGCTTTCGGCTGCCGGAATGA
- a CDS encoding transglutaminase family protein — protein sequence MSGCSTAISGPPPQTDGAEPAAPEAAKSANGKPASDALARSLSALVGQEQWDVYYLGGARLGYAVTRWKALPGQADLIEAQGALRLSVKRFGEESTSEVKMSVVETLSGEVQSFTSDTKMGPTPGIVAGRVGDGTIEITISSGGQKRRSSMPWPREARGYFAVEESLRLRPMQPGESRTLSTLMPVFNQVGKIELRAKQLESTSLLQGKRELLRIETITTLPGAKPIDGVQWTDADGVTLKTVVTGLDQVAYRTTKEEALRKSDAQVLDLGLSSLVRLARPPADPHHAKQIVYRVHLDGGDPATVFVSDDSQRVTAVDAHTADVLVRAVRPGGLAKDSPERTAPTDDDRQPNSFIQSDDPKIIAMARDAAGAEQDPWRTAVALERYVHDKVAEKNYSQTFATAAEVAQSLEGDCTEHAVLLAALLRARGIPARVAVGLVYVPTEHAFAFHMWTEALIAGQWIGLDGTLGLGGIGAGHLKLAATNLKESTALASFLPVAQVLGKMKIEVRP from the coding sequence TTGAGTGGTTGTAGCACGGCGATTTCCGGGCCGCCGCCGCAAACCGACGGTGCGGAGCCCGCCGCGCCCGAGGCGGCAAAGTCCGCCAACGGCAAACCCGCTAGCGATGCTCTCGCCAGGTCGCTAAGTGCGCTGGTGGGGCAGGAACAATGGGACGTGTATTACCTCGGCGGTGCCCGGCTTGGTTACGCCGTGACGCGCTGGAAGGCGCTTCCCGGCCAAGCGGATTTGATCGAGGCCCAAGGGGCCTTGCGGTTATCGGTCAAGCGCTTCGGCGAGGAATCGACCTCGGAAGTGAAGATGTCGGTCGTTGAAACGCTCTCCGGCGAAGTGCAGAGCTTCACGTCGGATACGAAGATGGGCCCGACGCCCGGCATCGTCGCGGGCCGCGTGGGCGATGGCACGATCGAGATCACGATCAGCTCGGGAGGTCAGAAACGCCGCAGCTCGATGCCGTGGCCGCGCGAGGCGCGCGGCTATTTCGCCGTCGAAGAAAGCCTGCGACTGCGCCCCATGCAGCCTGGCGAATCGCGTACGCTGTCGACTTTGATGCCGGTCTTTAACCAGGTCGGCAAAATCGAGCTACGCGCCAAACAGCTCGAGTCGACGAGCTTGCTTCAAGGAAAGCGCGAGCTGCTGCGCATCGAGACAATCACGACGCTGCCGGGCGCCAAGCCGATCGACGGCGTTCAATGGACCGATGCCGACGGCGTTACGCTGAAGACCGTCGTCACGGGGCTCGATCAGGTCGCTTATCGCACCACGAAAGAGGAGGCGTTGCGCAAATCCGACGCCCAGGTGCTTGACCTTGGTCTGTCCTCGCTGGTGCGGCTGGCGCGGCCGCCGGCCGATCCGCACCACGCGAAACAGATCGTGTACCGTGTCCACCTCGACGGCGGTGACCCGGCGACCGTCTTCGTTTCGGATGACAGCCAACGCGTCACCGCTGTGGATGCGCATACGGCCGACGTGCTGGTGCGCGCTGTCCGCCCGGGAGGTTTGGCCAAGGACTCGCCCGAGAGGACTGCTCCTACGGACGATGACCGGCAGCCCAACAGCTTTATTCAAAGCGACGATCCGAAGATTATCGCGATGGCGCGCGACGCGGCCGGCGCCGAGCAGGATCCGTGGCGTACCGCCGTGGCGCTCGAGCGCTACGTTCACGACAAAGTGGCCGAAAAGAATTACTCGCAGACCTTTGCCACAGCCGCCGAAGTGGCGCAGAGTCTGGAAGGGGATTGCACCGAACATGCCGTTTTGCTGGCGGCGCTACTACGTGCCCGTGGCATCCCGGCGCGCGTCGCGGTCGGCCTGGTCTATGTCCCGACCGAGCACGCTTTCGCCTTTCATATGTGGACCGAAGCTCTTATCGCCGGGCAATGGATCGGCCTGGATGGCACGCTGGGCCTTGGCGGCATCGGCGCCGGGCATCTGAAGCTGGCCGCCACGAACCTGAAAGAATCCACCGCCCTGGCCAGCTTTCTGCCGGTTGCGCAAGTGCTGGGCAAGATGAAAATCGAGGTTAGGCCGTAG
- a CDS encoding phage holin family protein: protein MADQDETLFAPTVAEIHRLRDELRAAVAARWQLARFELGVAVGDVRRLVVALAVAGLLALVSLPVLVVAAATALDGTWGLDRTAWLLIWFAGLVVAAVVVGGLGWLRFRRHFVGLEETLEVLREDQAWLESLSGQK from the coding sequence ATGGCCGACCAAGACGAAACGCTGTTTGCTCCCACGGTGGCCGAGATCCATCGGCTCCGCGACGAGCTGCGCGCTGCCGTCGCGGCTCGTTGGCAACTGGCCCGATTCGAATTGGGCGTAGCCGTGGGGGACGTGCGGCGATTGGTGGTCGCTCTCGCCGTGGCAGGGCTACTTGCGCTGGTTTCGCTACCAGTCCTGGTCGTGGCTGCCGCTACGGCCCTGGACGGGACGTGGGGGCTCGATCGCACGGCGTGGCTGTTGATATGGTTTGCCGGCCTCGTCGTCGCGGCCGTTGTCGTCGGCGGGCTGGGCTGGCTGCGTTTCCGTCGGCACTTCGTGGGGCTGGAAGAGACGCTCGAAGTGCTACGCGAGGATCAGGCCTGGCTAGAATCGCTGAGCGGGCAGAAGTGA